Proteins co-encoded in one Nicotiana sylvestris chromosome 7, ASM39365v2, whole genome shotgun sequence genomic window:
- the LOC104242595 gene encoding cytochrome b561 and DOMON domain-containing protein At5g47530-like: MDRLVTTLLFSSFLLFSLFSTTSYAQSQNCSAFAFRNNRNFATCNPLPLLNSVLHWSYHPENHTVDLAYRHRGITDSDWVAWGLNINGGRMAGAQCLVAFKNSSGQIQGYTAPIADYFTQLRQGSLSFNVPRIEAEFSNNEYIIFASLELPSGRTSFNQVWQNGQVSGQALQAHSQSGDNMRSFGSVDFATGRLGNDGGSSITSRQRKRNVHGVLNAVSWGVLMPMGAVFARYLKVFKSANPAWFYLHVACQTSAYAVGVAGWGTGLKLGSDSVGIKFTTHRNIGITLFCLGTLQVFALLLRPKPDHKYRLYWNIYHHAIGYAVISLSITNVFEGFDALNGQKNWKRAYTGVIIALGAIAVLLEAFTWFIVIKRKKSDSNKNLQNGTNGVNGYGNGTHQQA, encoded by the exons ATGGATAGACTTGTAACAACTTTGTTGTTCTCATCATTCTTGTTATTTAGTCTATTTTCTACTACTTCTTATGCTCAGAGTCAAAATTGTTCAGCTTTTGCATTTAGAAATAATCGGAATTTTGCAACTTGTAATCCTCTACCTTTGCTCAATTCTGTTCTTCACTGGAGTTATCATCCAGAAAATCACACAGTTGATCTTGCTTATAGACATAGAGGAATTACAGACTCAGATTGGGTAGCTTGGGGTTTGAATATTAATGGAGGAAGAATGGCTGGTGCACAGTGTTTGGTTGCATTTAAAAATTCCAGTGGTCAAATTCAAGGTTACACTGCTCCTATTGCTGATTATTTCACTCAGTTAAGACAAGGTTCTTTGAGTTTTAATGTGCCAAGAATTGAAGCAGAGTTTTCAAATAATGAATATATTATTTTTGCAAGTTTGGAACTTCCTAGTGGAAGGACTAGTTTTAATCAGGTTTGGCAAAATGGCCAAGTTTCTGGTCAGGCTTTGCAAGCTCATAGCCAGTCTGGTGATAACATGAGGTCTTTTGGaagtgttgattttgcaactggcCGGTTAGGGAATGATGGTGGTAGCTCAATCACTTCTAGACAACGTAAAAGAAAT GTTCATGGAGTATTGAATGCAGTGAGTTGGGGAGTGTTAATGCCAATGGGTGCAGTATTTGCAAGGTATTTGAAGGTGTTCAAATCAGCAAATCCAGCTTGGTTTTATTTACATGTTGCTTGTCAAACTTCTGCCTATGCTGTTGGTGTTGCTGGATGGGGCACTGGTCTCAAACTTGGTAGTGATTCTGTTGGTATCAAATTCACTACTCACAGGAATATTGGCATCACTCTCTTCTGCCTTGGAACTCTTCAG GTGTTTGCTTTGCTTCTAAGGCCAAAGCCAGACCACAAATACAGATTATATTGGAACATTTACCACCATGCTATTGGATACGCAGTGATCAGTCTGAGCATTACCAATGTGTTTGAAGGATTTGATGCTTTGAATGGGCAAAAGAATTGGAAAAGAGCTTACACTGGAGTGATTATTGCCTTAGGGGCAATTGCTGTTTTATTAGAAGCATTCACTTGGTTCATTGTTATCAAAAGGAAAAAATCAGACTCTAACAAGAACCTACAAAATGGAACAAATGGTGTTAATGGTTATGGAAATGGAACTCATCAGCAGGCATAA
- the LOC138872804 gene encoding uncharacterized protein, translating into MFRITSKLKLCGDTITDYDMLEKTFTTFHDSNMILQQQYREKGFKKYSELISLLLVAERNNDLLMRNHENRPTGSTPLPEVDEVYSHYAKRGKGHGPIRGYGRGRGQGRNFSGVNHPPKKNNHQKWKGKDEKLKADGSETECYRCGGKGHWINICRVPRHLVELYQASLKNKGLEANFVYDNEFDITHLDVADFFEHPHGKIDHLIGDGSVVKDD; encoded by the coding sequence atgtttagaattacttctaaattgaaactctgtggagatactatcactgattatgatatgcttgaaaaaacgttCACAACGTTTCATGACTCCAATATGATCTTGCAACAGCAATACAGAGAGAAAGGTTTCAAAAAGTACTCTGagttgatttctcttctccttGTGGCTGAGCGAAACAATGACTTGCTCATGAGAAATCATGAAAATCGACCCACTGGGTCTACACCATTGCCTGAAGTGGATGAGGTGTATTCCCATTATGCTAAGCGTGGAAAAGGCCATGGTCCTATTCGTGGTTATGGTCGTGGCCGTGGACAAGGAAGAAATTTTTCTGGTGTTAATCACCCCCCAAAGAAAAATAACCACCAAAAGTGGAAAGGGAAAGATGAGAAACTAAAGGCAGATGGTTCAGAAACCGAATGTTATCGTTGCGGTGGAAAAGGCCATTGGATAAATATTTGTCGTGTACCAAGacatttggttgagctttatcaagcatctctaaAGAACAAAGGCCTTGAAGCTAACTTTGTCTATGACAATGAATTTGACATCACCCACTTAGATGTGGCAGACTTCTTTGAGCACCCTCATGGAAAAATAGACCACTTGATCGGTGATGGATCCGTGGTTAAAGATGATTGA